A genome region from Thermoanaerobacter uzonensis DSM 18761 includes the following:
- a CDS encoding type IV secretory system conjugative DNA transfer family protein — protein MNSRELTQTDKIVILVIGLVGVLMFLPGIVFGLIIYAAADKLKNKKWIVYAAAAVAVILIIFTVKDFNMLIVNYFKLILGAYKLLFNNKIPHNLDWKILVKVSIPVGFILSLMIELYSAAQPEWVKKRREIGKDKERNFNEKLVKKLEKLSQQDDGTLIGIDEDGNTVKITDEELNGHCLVLGATGAGKTTTLMNFIESAVIRGIPVIIVDGKGEIGFAEKVKNMAEKYNRKFYLFSMVTQEGIMHYNPLRVGNFTELKDKLISLSDWTEPHYKFLSERYLQSAIKILQKTNNRVDLVNISKKLNYNALLEEAKKLVREDKMDKNEYEVFYDMIDSARKDITGLVNRLAVFSESEIGELLSDTEDEGTIDLIKCIEENAVVFFSLDALRFSEYSRLLGRLIVIDLKTTAARMFGSSKKIFTIFDEFGVFAGPQVTDFINKSRAAGFHVILSTQELADLRIEGKTELMEQILGNTNVKIIHRQDVPVSAELLSSLIGTKDDITVTMQVNEISPTGMGTVKEEKSFIVHPDEIKRLKRGEAFVVKKFPEFFVKKVLVRKI, from the coding sequence ATGAACAGCAGAGAGCTTACGCAAACAGATAAAATAGTAATATTAGTTATTGGTCTTGTGGGGGTTTTGATGTTTTTACCTGGAATTGTTTTTGGATTGATTATATATGCTGCCGCTGATAAGTTAAAAAATAAGAAATGGATAGTTTATGCTGCAGCTGCAGTGGCAGTAATACTTATAATTTTTACTGTAAAGGATTTTAATATGTTGATAGTGAATTATTTTAAGCTAATACTTGGGGCTTATAAATTGCTTTTTAATAACAAGATACCGCATAATTTAGATTGGAAAATCTTAGTAAAAGTTAGCATTCCTGTTGGATTTATTCTTTCACTAATGATAGAGCTGTACAGTGCGGCACAGCCTGAGTGGGTAAAGAAAAGAAGAGAAATAGGGAAGGATAAAGAGAGAAATTTTAATGAAAAGCTTGTAAAAAAGCTGGAGAAGCTGTCACAGCAGGATGACGGAACTCTTATAGGTATTGATGAGGACGGTAACACAGTAAAAATTACAGACGAAGAGCTTAATGGGCACTGTTTAGTGTTGGGGGCTACGGGGGCAGGGAAAACTACTACTCTTATGAATTTTATTGAAAGTGCTGTAATAAGAGGAATACCTGTGATTATAGTTGACGGAAAAGGTGAAATAGGTTTTGCGGAGAAAGTAAAAAATATGGCAGAAAAATATAATCGGAAGTTTTATCTTTTTTCCATGGTGACACAAGAAGGGATTATGCATTATAATCCTTTAAGGGTTGGAAACTTTACGGAATTAAAAGATAAGCTCATCAGTTTATCTGATTGGACGGAGCCCCATTACAAATTCTTAAGTGAAAGATACTTGCAGTCAGCAATAAAGATTTTGCAGAAGACAAATAACAGAGTAGATTTGGTTAATATTTCTAAAAAATTAAACTATAATGCTTTATTGGAAGAAGCAAAGAAACTAGTTCGGGAAGACAAAATGGATAAAAATGAATACGAGGTTTTTTATGATATGATCGACAGTGCGAGAAAGGATATTACTGGCCTTGTGAATAGACTTGCAGTGTTTTCAGAAAGTGAGATAGGAGAACTGCTTTCTGATACAGAAGATGAAGGCACAATTGACCTTATAAAATGCATAGAAGAAAATGCAGTGGTATTTTTTAGTTTAGACGCTTTAAGATTTTCAGAATATTCGAGACTTCTAGGAAGGCTGATAGTAATTGATTTAAAGACAACAGCAGCAAGAATGTTTGGAAGCAGTAAAAAGATATTTACCATTTTTGATGAGTTTGGAGTATTTGCAGGACCTCAAGTTACGGATTTTATTAATAAATCTCGGGCAGCAGGATTTCATGTTATACTATCCACACAGGAGCTTGCAGATTTAAGAATAGAGGGTAAAACAGAATTAATGGAGCAAATACTGGGTAACACAAATGTTAAAATCATACACAGGCAGGATGTACCGGTCTCAGCTGAACTTTTATCCTCACTTATAGGAACAAAAGATGATATAACGGTTACGATGCAGGTAAATGAAATTTCACCTACTGGAATGGGAACGGTAAAGGAAGAGAAAAGCTTTATTGTTCATCCCGATGAAATAAAAAGGCTTAAAAGAGGGGAAGCTTTTGTGGTTAAAAAGTTTCCAGAGTTTTTTGTGAAGAAGGTATTAGTGAGAAAAATAT
- a CDS encoding replication-relaxation family protein: MQLTERDLKILYWINRMRYVTVNQVSKKFKIGVKASYRRLRKLCVDGYLYSLRIFRNKPGVYMCTKKGAEISGSNLWAPKHYVNLANYEHDLKVVDLSIELEQQGEWIAMRELRQDSKIYMIPDGVLIKDGKKIAVEVELTKKSERNLKKKMSYYKKSIDYDEVWYFVSSKAVYDEVEKAAREMDYVKIFYLSEVLKDEQQRAYANR, from the coding sequence GTGCAGCTTACTGAAAGAGATTTAAAGATTTTGTACTGGATAAACAGAATGAGGTATGTGACGGTTAACCAAGTCTCCAAAAAATTTAAAATAGGTGTAAAGGCATCATACAGGAGGCTTAGAAAGCTTTGTGTAGACGGGTATTTATACTCCTTGAGGATCTTCAGAAATAAGCCTGGGGTTTATATGTGTACCAAAAAGGGAGCTGAAATTTCAGGCTCAAATTTATGGGCTCCCAAACATTATGTGAATTTGGCTAATTATGAGCATGACTTAAAGGTGGTAGATTTGAGCATTGAATTAGAGCAGCAGGGAGAATGGATTGCTATGAGAGAATTAAGGCAGGACAGCAAAATATATATGATACCGGATGGAGTTTTAATAAAAGATGGGAAGAAAATAGCTGTTGAAGTAGAGCTCACAAAGAAGTCAGAGAGGAATCTAAAGAAAAAGATGAGCTACTACAAAAAGAGCATTGATTATGATGAGGTGTGGTATTTTGTCTCCAGCAAGGCAGTCTATGATGAAGTGGAAAAAGCAGCCAGAGAAATGGATTATGTTAAGATTTTTTATTTAAGCGAGGTGCTTAAGGATGAACAGCAGAGAGCTTACGCAAACAGATAA